CACCatgaagccaagaataacatctgaACAATGTGCTACTGTTAGGTTAATCATGAGAGTAAAAGTTTGGTTAAATTTTGTCTGAATCACATTATGTTAGAAACTTATCACAGAAACAAGATTCAAATACTTAACCTCACCAATTTAGCAACTCTTGTTAGAATTGCTGCTTCGCATCTTCTTATTCCTCATCTTCCTAAACTTTCAGTTCCTCGTAAATGTTAACGATATGATTCCTGAAATGAGCTTTTTAGAGAAGATGACTTCGTTTTGTTTTTTGAGGGTGTTCTtagatatttttcttttttcttggacATCTCAATGAAAATTTAAATACAAATTAGATGAAATAACACCACTGACTCCTTTTGTTAAAcacattattcgaacatgccacgaTTCTTTGTTCTTCATAACACCGTAACAGATTTAATCTTCAAGAAAAAGAATATACTACTCAAATTCATTGCGAAGTGCACCAGTAGAGACTTATACGATACAATGACAGTAGTTTTTCATCGCACAACTCACGGCAGATAATGCCAACAAGCAAGCTGAAAGGTAACTGCAAGATGTATCAGCAAACAGGGTTCCTACACACTGTATGGTTGGCGACGCCGAATGCAATCCAACAGTTAGagagtaactataaatcactacgtTTAGTAGTAATAGGGCAAAAATAGTAGTTGCTTTCTTAAGGACTACAGGTATGTGAAACCTGGTATCCATGTATACTGTAGAGTACAAGATACAAACTACTGGAGGAGGACGACTAAGAAAGCCAATCCCATAAGTAGgtaaaaggcaaagaagaaaagaagacaacATAATACAAAGGAAGAGAAATCCAATAAGTAATATATAAAATCAAGAATTTAAATTACTAATTAGGAAAAATTTTTGAATGACATGAACAATAAGAGTATGATACAAAATTATAATTCATTTCATAACGCCTCACCCCAAACCTACTTCAATTTTACTGAAGATACTTAACATTGCTACATATTTTGACAATTACACAATACCTGTTTTCACTCTGCAGATTCCACTGGTGGTTCTTCACCACCTTCAGGCTCAGCTTCGGGTGGTGGCTCTTCAGCAGCCTGCAGTTCACCTTCTGGTGGAGCATCCGGAGGCACTTCATCACGTGGTTGAGCTACCAACTGCTCTTGCAGAAGAGCAATTTCTGCCTTCAGTTGCTCTATTGTCGCTAAAGCTTCAGCCAGTTCATTCTTTGTTGCTTGAAACTCTGCTTCGTCGGGACGATTATCGCCTAAACACTTCCGTACATAACTGCGGTAAAATTAAGGACAATAATTCTGTTATGATGAATTAAGAGGGAGGAACAAGAcacatgaaatattcatcattaaGGGATGACATTTCTAGCGAATTCAATCCGTGAAACTTGTATCTTTATACTGTAAGTGCAAATGGCATGGATAAGGTCAAGTATACAAGACTGTCATAACAAATTGTTAATTGTTGGCTGTTTAAGGCCCTCAAAATGATTCTTTGAGGAACACTCGTATGTTAATTACAACAGTCAATTTTCACCTTCAGTTCAAGCTGCTATAATCAAGACTTCAACCAATGTTCTTTGTAGTTAATCCAAAAATTAGATAGTTAAGGAACAGAGAAAAATTCTTTCACTATGTGACATGCAAAAAAATGTTTTAACATGGATATTTCTGTAGTCAATCATCCATCCACTTTAACCAGATTCTTTAATACAGTGGAATTTtgattatccaaatacatacatacatcattatagaccgttatgcctttcaacgttcagtctgcaagcttctgtgaatttactaaatgtcgccacaatcctctacttgcaattagtgctgtgacctcatttagttctatacttcttatctttaaatcgttagaaactgagcctaaccatcgtcgtcctggtctccctctacttctcttaccctccataacagaatccactattctcctaggtaaactagccttcatttaaaccgcagtggtttgtataagttaggaaatttgttcggaagggtaataaggaggtacattcagggaaacggcatggcctagggagcggtgataaaggaacagggaactggaaatcaagtagggatgacataaaattgttagtgttgaactgtagaaatattgtaaggaaaggaatagaattaagtaatttaatagatatatatttaccagatattgtaataggagttgaatcatggctgagaaatgatataatggatgcagaaattttctcacggcactggagtgtgtatcgtagagataggataggaagggtgggagggggagtgttcattctggtgaaagaagaatttgtaagctacgaaaaaagttaaagatgaaacacatgaaattctaggtgaaaggctcatttctaaagataataggcaacttgatatatttggtgtGTACAGATCggtaaagggtagcactgacgcggattcggaattatttgataggatagtcagctatgtgggaaactatatggaaagaaatgcgattgtagcgggagatctgaatttgccagatgtcaattgggaaggaaatgcgaacgacaagaagcatgaccaacaaatggcaaataagttaatatgggaaggacagctgattcagaaagtgatggaaccaaccagagggaaaaatatcctggatgtggtgctgataaaaccagatgagccctataggaaaactgaagtaatagatggtattagtcatcatgaagctgtttttgtggtagttaaaaataaatgtgatagaaaggaaggtcttaaaagtaagactgttaggcagtaccatatggctgataaagcaagcatgaggcagtttctaaaaagtagctatgatcggtggaaaacggtaaataaaaatgtaaacagactctgggatgggtttaaagaaattgttgaggaatgcgaaaacaggtttgtaccattaagggtggtaaggaatggtaaagacccaccttattataatagagaaataaagagactaagaaggaggtgcagactggaaagaaaaagagttagaaatggctgtggaagtaaggagaaattgaaggaacttactagaaaattgaatctagcaaagaaggcagctaaggataacatgatggcaagcataattggcagtcatacgaattttagtgaaaaatggaagggtatgtataggtattttaaggcagaaacaggttccaagaaggacattccaggaataattaatgaacaaggggagtgtgtatgtgatgatcttcaaaaggcagaagtattcagtcagcagtatgtaaagattgttggttacaaggatgatgtcgagatagaggaggagactaaggccaaagaagtaataaaatttacgtatgataacaatggcatttacaataagatacaaaagttggaaactagaaaagcggctggaattgatcagatttctggggatatactaaagacaatgggttggcatatagtaccatatctgaagtacttatttgattattgtttggtcggaggagctataccagatgaatggagtgttgctatagtagccccagtgtataaaggaaagggtgatagacataaagctgaaaattacaggccagtaagtttgacatgcattgtatgtaagctttgggaaggcattttttctgattatattagacatgtttgtgaaattaataactggttcgatagaaggcaattccgtTTTAGGAagggttactccactgaagctcaacttgtaggattccatcaagatatagcagatatcttggattctggaggtcaaatggactgtatcgcgattgacctgtctaaagcatttgatagggtggatcatgggagactactggcaaaaatgagtgcaattggactagacaaaagagtgactgaatggattgctatatttctagaaaatagatctcagagaattagagcaggcaaagctttatctgaccctgtaataattaagaggggaattcctcaaggcagtattattggacctttatgttttcttacatatataaa
The Anabrus simplex isolate iqAnaSimp1 chromosome 3, ASM4041472v1, whole genome shotgun sequence genome window above contains:
- the LOC136866002 gene encoding c-Myc-binding protein homolog codes for the protein MAANYRPIDSKREEFRKYLERAGVMDALTKALVSLYEETDKPADALDYVRKCLGDNRPDEAEFQATKNELAEALATIEQLKAEIALLQEQLVAQPRDEVPPDAPPEGELQAAEEPPPEAEPEGGEEPPVESAE